A single window of Pseudanabaena sp. BC1403 DNA harbors:
- a CDS encoding YggT family protein has product MAAIPIILGTVSSFITIYLGLLFIRVLLTWFPNIDWFSQPFAALSQITDPYLNIFRSIIPPLGGMDISPMLAFLALSFLQRALAPLATSTSMGF; this is encoded by the coding sequence ATGGCAGCCATTCCAATTATTCTAGGTACAGTCAGCTCGTTTATCACGATCTATTTGGGTTTGCTATTTATTCGGGTCTTACTGACTTGGTTCCCAAACATTGATTGGTTCAGCCAGCCCTTTGCTGCCCTTTCTCAGATTACCGATCCTTATCTCAATATATTTCGTTCGATTATTCCCCCTCTAGGAGGCATGGATATATCTCCTATGCTTGCATTCCTTGCGCTTAGTTTTTTACAACGGGCTCTTGCTCCATTGGCTACAAGCACGAGTATGGGCTTTTAA
- a CDS encoding zinc-dependent alcohol dehydrogenase family protein, whose protein sequence is MKAILMTAAGDPNVLQLADLQEPTIQAPTEILVRLKAAGINPIDIKLRSRGTFQPERLPSILGCDGAGIVEAIGSEVTKFKVGDQVYFCNGGLGSHQGNYAELTTIDEKFATHKPKSLSFEEAAAAPLVLITAWEALYDRGTLQNTLQSASTSNNVLIHAGAGGVGHVAIQLAKLRNAKVCTTVGSEAKGRFVRDLGADLAIAYKQTNFVDAAIAWTNGEGVDLGFDTVGGKLIEQTFPAVKIYGDIVSILEPPADTSWKVARTRNLRFSFELMLTPMLLGQVNLQAQQAKILSECADLFDSGKLKIHVSEVFQLADAAKAHELLETGSMTGKIVLAI, encoded by the coding sequence ATGAAAGCAATTTTGATGACCGCAGCAGGCGATCCCAATGTGCTGCAACTTGCCGATCTTCAAGAACCAACTATTCAAGCTCCGACTGAGATTTTGGTACGCCTCAAAGCAGCAGGCATTAATCCCATTGACATAAAACTGCGTAGCCGAGGCACATTTCAGCCCGAACGCTTACCATCGATTCTCGGTTGTGATGGTGCAGGAATCGTAGAAGCGATCGGCTCAGAGGTCACTAAGTTTAAAGTAGGCGATCAGGTTTATTTTTGTAACGGGGGGCTAGGCTCTCATCAAGGTAACTATGCCGAGCTAACCACGATAGACGAAAAATTCGCCACCCATAAACCTAAATCTCTCAGTTTTGAAGAAGCTGCTGCTGCTCCCCTTGTGTTAATTACTGCGTGGGAAGCCCTATACGATCGCGGCACTTTACAAAATACTTTACAATCAGCGTCAACCAGTAACAATGTCTTAATTCATGCAGGAGCTGGCGGTGTCGGTCATGTAGCAATTCAGTTAGCTAAGCTCAGGAACGCAAAGGTCTGCACGACAGTTGGCTCCGAAGCTAAAGGACGATTTGTACGGGATTTGGGTGCAGATTTAGCGATCGCTTATAAGCAAACTAATTTTGTGGACGCTGCGATCGCGTGGACAAATGGAGAAGGCGTAGATCTCGGCTTTGATACTGTCGGAGGTAAACTGATTGAGCAGACTTTTCCCGCCGTTAAAATCTATGGTGATATTGTCTCCATTCTTGAGCCACCCGCTGATACAAGTTGGAAAGTCGCCCGTACCCGCAACTTGAGATTTAGCTTTGAACTGATGCTTACGCCAATGTTGCTCGGACAAGTCAATCTGCAAGCTCAACAAGCCAAAATCCTTAGTGAATGTGCAGATCTATTTGACTCAGGTAAGCTCAAAATCCATGTCAGCGAAGTATTTCAGCTTGCAGATGCGGCTAAAGCCCATGAATTATTAGAAACTGGATCAATGACAGGAAAAATTGTTCTGGCAATTTAA
- a CDS encoding peptidoglycan-binding protein, with the protein MELLAYIQEEFINVDDAIVSEIPETFQTWFKKFTTNSAKLSLNVLLTGTTLLIGLGSTLNALAAEAPSSDVKYVQSLLAKNGFDPGAIDGVSGASTKNAILRAQKAFGLTPDGIVGSRTIAALEDGKTVDESATKVDVVDTKVNVSETTSSASSTVMNLQKLLADRGFYNGAVDGIMGSQTRSAIVAAQKAYNLTADGVAGPQTLAALESDGAKAVTTNISSTSTTKSAEVSILQELLSKRGFYNGAVDGIMGPQTRTAIVAAQQSYGLVADGIAGTQTLSALESGASKVSIATKNPATTSSATKTSDKDVAALQQLLAKRGFYNGAIDGVKGAQTNAAIASAQKNYGLTVDGIAGAQTIAALQTDAKPSVSPSPTASNQATNAVTPAIDGGVANLQNLLTDRGFYNGPITGFLGTRTRDAIIAAQKAYGLTADGVAGARTMAALEAGAAKQPIAATNVTPTIRVEPKPQVTPQPTPQPQAVVTPKPQPTVQATPKPTATPAAQPTTAPVAQPTTPAATANTQVSELQRLLAQRGFYTGKVDGVLSGETRNAIIRAQNFYTISPADGSPSNKLIDSLSKDTFISEGN; encoded by the coding sequence ATGGAACTCTTAGCATATATCCAAGAAGAATTTATCAATGTTGACGATGCGATCGTCAGTGAAATACCTGAAACCTTCCAAACATGGTTCAAGAAATTCACTACTAATTCCGCCAAACTAAGCTTAAACGTACTCCTAACAGGTACAACCCTGCTGATTGGTTTAGGCTCGACCTTAAATGCTTTAGCTGCCGAAGCCCCATCATCAGATGTGAAATATGTACAATCACTACTAGCAAAAAATGGCTTTGACCCCGGGGCGATCGATGGTGTGTCTGGAGCCTCAACTAAAAATGCAATCCTTCGCGCTCAAAAAGCTTTTGGACTTACTCCCGATGGAATTGTTGGTAGTCGGACGATCGCTGCACTCGAAGATGGCAAAACCGTAGATGAAAGTGCCACAAAAGTCGATGTCGTTGATACCAAAGTTAATGTCAGCGAAACTACGAGTAGTGCTTCATCGACTGTGATGAATCTTCAGAAATTACTTGCTGATCGCGGATTTTACAATGGTGCTGTTGATGGGATCATGGGATCTCAGACTCGCTCTGCGATCGTCGCCGCTCAAAAAGCTTATAACCTAACAGCCGATGGTGTTGCAGGGCCGCAGACCTTGGCGGCGCTAGAGTCAGATGGTGCTAAAGCAGTTACAACAAATATTAGCTCCACCAGTACCACTAAAAGTGCGGAAGTTTCCATTCTGCAAGAGCTACTTAGCAAACGTGGTTTTTACAATGGTGCTGTTGATGGCATCATGGGGCCACAGACTCGTACTGCGATCGTCGCAGCTCAACAAAGCTATGGCTTAGTTGCTGATGGCATTGCAGGTACTCAAACTCTTTCAGCTCTAGAATCGGGAGCAAGCAAAGTTAGCATTGCCACAAAGAATCCTGCAACTACATCTTCAGCGACGAAGACTAGTGATAAAGATGTTGCCGCACTGCAACAGTTACTGGCCAAACGCGGTTTTTACAATGGTGCGATCGATGGAGTCAAGGGAGCTCAGACAAATGCCGCGATCGCATCTGCTCAAAAAAACTATGGCTTAACAGTCGATGGTATCGCAGGTGCTCAAACTATAGCAGCGTTGCAAACCGATGCAAAACCATCGGTATCTCCCAGTCCAACCGCAAGTAATCAAGCTACGAATGCTGTGACTCCAGCTATTGACGGTGGAGTAGCCAACTTACAAAATTTGCTGACCGATCGCGGATTTTATAATGGGCCAATTACAGGATTTTTAGGTACACGTACTAGGGACGCAATCATTGCTGCTCAAAAAGCCTACGGTTTAACTGCGGATGGTGTGGCTGGAGCGAGAACGATGGCTGCTTTAGAAGCAGGTGCAGCAAAACAACCGATTGCTGCAACTAATGTCACACCAACAATTCGTGTAGAACCTAAACCGCAGGTAACACCACAACCTACTCCACAACCTCAAGCAGTAGTCACTCCAAAACCACAACCCACGGTACAAGCAACTCCAAAACCGACAGCAACACCAGCAGCACAGCCCACTACTGCACCAGTAGCACAGCCCACAACACCAGCAGCAACTGCAAACACACAAGTATCAGAATTGCAACGCTTACTGGCTCAGAGAGGTTTCTATACTGGTAAAGTCGATGGTGTATTGAGTGGTGAAACTCGGAATGCGATCATCAGAGCGCAAAACTTTTATACGATTAGCCCTGCCGATGGCTCACCAAGCAATAAACTGATTGATAGTCTTAGTAAAGATACATTTATTTCTGAAGGCAATTAA
- a CDS encoding DUF2996 domain-containing protein — protein MSETTAPTSEEPKAKPAAKPKAEKPPAIEELPFDEFINKHYLPALTKAFGKQGVDDLQLEFGNSQVRGIWAQGSRQFTVYFSKADLNAQKAFSCADAGRSPSTIEPFLIDERKAPLDLLVFGVIQRLNAQKWLAAN, from the coding sequence ATGTCTGAAACCACTGCACCAACTTCTGAAGAGCCAAAGGCTAAACCTGCCGCAAAGCCCAAAGCCGAAAAGCCACCTGCGATCGAAGAGTTACCCTTTGACGAATTTATTAACAAGCATTATCTACCAGCCCTAACTAAAGCCTTTGGTAAGCAAGGCGTTGATGATTTGCAATTGGAGTTTGGCAACTCGCAAGTGCGTGGGATCTGGGCGCAAGGTTCACGCCAGTTTACAGTTTATTTTTCTAAGGCAGATCTCAATGCTCAGAAGGCTTTTTCTTGTGCTGATGCTGGGCGATCGCCTAGTACTATTGAGCCATTTTTGATCGATGAGCGCAAAGCACCTCTCGACTTACTCGTATTCGGTGTAATTCAACGGTTAAATGCCCAGAAGTGGCTAGCAGCTAATTAA
- a CDS encoding single-stranded DNA-binding protein: MNSIVLMAEVLTDPELRRTPDNQSSIASFLVQFAGGRAEDAPYRIKVVGWNSLADEMVEKYHKGDQVVVEGRLRLDTVDRGTYKEKRTELIAQRVHSFGVGGNTANNTSAPPARTERIANNPTPAANVVPMSTYVPVAAPAADAPDYDDIPF, translated from the coding sequence ATGAACTCTATTGTCCTAATGGCAGAAGTGCTGACCGATCCAGAACTACGCCGCACTCCTGATAATCAAAGCTCGATCGCTTCATTTCTTGTCCAGTTTGCAGGTGGCCGCGCTGAAGATGCACCTTATCGAATTAAGGTTGTAGGCTGGAATAGTTTGGCAGATGAGATGGTTGAGAAATATCATAAAGGCGATCAAGTTGTCGTTGAAGGTCGGTTGCGTCTAGATACGGTTGATCGCGGCACTTACAAAGAAAAGCGGACAGAACTGATTGCTCAGCGTGTCCACAGTTTTGGAGTTGGTGGCAATACGGCTAACAATACTTCTGCTCCACCTGCACGCACAGAAAGAATCGCTAATAACCCTACTCCTGCTGCTAACGTTGTCCCAATGTCAACATATGTGCCTGTAGCAGCACCCGCAGCAGATGCGCCTGATTATGATGATATTCCATTCTAA
- a CDS encoding Crp/Fnr family transcriptional regulator, whose amino-acid sequence MQTDIFKELFPLFDAASAETLEWLLAEAVERDYPPGRAVLMEDAWGNAVYFILSGWLKVRFLRSQDATTLAILGNGDFFGEMAILDESPRSTDVVAFTPVRVLSVPAQKFIQFLFKDPQLHHRMLQLMVRRLRKTNQRIQLRQQVAAVRIATILTSLAQSYGSKTDAGIDIFNIPVQDIADLSEVSPEDTTKVLDKLKEKGWIVIDPKRQVMSIANEKQMLQLATFR is encoded by the coding sequence ATGCAAACGGATATCTTCAAAGAGCTATTTCCATTATTCGATGCTGCTAGCGCCGAAACTTTGGAGTGGCTCCTCGCTGAAGCAGTAGAACGTGACTATCCCCCTGGACGAGCCGTGTTAATGGAGGATGCTTGGGGCAATGCTGTATATTTCATTCTTTCTGGCTGGTTAAAAGTTAGATTTTTGAGAAGTCAGGATGCAACAACCCTCGCCATACTTGGTAATGGTGACTTTTTTGGAGAAATGGCGATTCTGGACGAGTCACCAAGATCTACGGATGTTGTTGCTTTTACCCCAGTGCGTGTTCTGAGTGTTCCTGCTCAAAAATTTATCCAGTTTTTATTTAAAGATCCACAGTTGCATCACCGTATGTTGCAGTTGATGGTGCGACGTTTACGCAAAACTAATCAGCGCATCCAGTTAAGGCAACAAGTAGCGGCGGTGCGAATTGCCACTATTTTGACTAGTTTGGCACAGTCCTATGGCAGTAAGACTGATGCAGGGATTGATATTTTCAATATTCCTGTGCAGGATATTGCTGATCTTTCAGAGGTTAGTCCTGAGGACACTACCAAGGTGTTAGACAAGCTGAAAGAAAAGGGGTGGATTGTAATTGATCCTAAACGTCAGGTTATGAGTATTGCCAACGAAAAGCAAATGTTGCAATTAGCGACATTTCGTTAG
- a CDS encoding alpha/beta hydrolase, producing the protein MGSLRLKLPDRRALIASLVFGIAIAISNIFANPAPVHSAEQIRFWYAPFGEFTIYVSDLEKFAKEGKLTKRLEFYLERLSPQQQTQLREALTTRFSLSHITAAQFSYSPVGEILVRRLGRILQITPELNGFSALRASLILSAQSKEGLSVLNLLRQYPVPVIYLDLPRGLQAYAEVSQLLYKKEQAIAAIEKQAIAESQNNQNENKALVNSQKELRVAGDVKWTKEQFTYLQPDRNVKISADIYIPQGLATPAPLIVISHGLASNPDTLQYLSQHLASHGFAVAALEHPKTGSRDFAAFLSGLSRAPQTEEAVQRPYDVKYLLDALAQKVKTDPQWRDRFNPEQVGLIGHSLGGYTVFTLAGAQLNFNQINKECSIPEPNVSSFNVSKVLQCRFSSLDVNNINLSDRRVKAVLALNPLGGSTLLGKEGIQNIKIPVAIFASGDDLFTPAVPEQFFPFVWLTSPNKYLVTFPKGTHFSFLERSDRGVLVVPTTILGEKPEFTHPYTKALSLAFFQTHLNNRTEFGAYLNNAYVQAISSPRFPASLTTNFSEAQLLQSLRDSP; encoded by the coding sequence ATGGGTAGTTTACGACTAAAGTTGCCCGATCGCAGAGCTTTGATTGCATCCCTAGTCTTTGGGATAGCGATCGCCATTAGCAATATTTTTGCTAATCCAGCACCAGTCCATAGCGCTGAACAAATTCGCTTTTGGTATGCCCCTTTTGGTGAATTTACAATCTATGTTAGTGATTTAGAAAAATTTGCGAAAGAAGGGAAACTAACCAAGCGCTTAGAGTTCTATCTAGAAAGATTATCGCCTCAACAACAAACTCAACTTCGCGAAGCCTTAACTACTCGCTTCAGCCTCAGTCATATTACAGCAGCTCAGTTTTCCTATTCTCCCGTTGGCGAGATTTTAGTGCGTCGCTTAGGTAGGATTTTGCAGATAACTCCAGAGCTAAATGGTTTCTCAGCATTGCGAGCATCGTTGATTCTCTCTGCACAAAGTAAGGAGGGGCTCAGCGTTCTCAATCTATTGCGGCAATATCCCGTCCCAGTTATCTATTTAGATTTGCCTCGTGGACTTCAGGCTTATGCAGAAGTTTCACAATTGCTCTATAAGAAGGAACAAGCGATCGCCGCCATCGAAAAGCAAGCGATCGCAGAATCTCAGAATAATCAGAATGAGAATAAAGCTCTAGTAAATTCTCAAAAAGAGCTACGAGTTGCAGGGGATGTAAAATGGACAAAAGAGCAATTTACCTATCTGCAACCAGATCGCAATGTCAAAATATCGGCAGATATATATATCCCTCAAGGATTGGCAACTCCTGCACCGCTAATTGTGATTTCCCATGGATTAGCTTCTAATCCTGACACTTTGCAATACTTATCTCAACACCTTGCTTCTCATGGATTTGCTGTGGCTGCCTTAGAGCATCCTAAAACAGGTAGTCGTGACTTTGCGGCGTTCCTATCTGGCTTGAGCAGAGCACCCCAGACTGAAGAAGCAGTGCAACGCCCCTATGATGTGAAATATTTACTAGATGCATTAGCGCAAAAGGTTAAAACTGATCCCCAATGGCGCGATCGCTTCAATCCAGAGCAAGTAGGCTTAATTGGGCATTCCCTAGGCGGTTATACAGTTTTCACCTTGGCAGGCGCTCAACTTAACTTCAATCAAATTAATAAAGAATGCAGCATTCCCGAACCCAATGTCTCTTCTTTTAATGTGTCTAAGGTTCTACAATGTCGCTTTAGTTCATTAGATGTAAATAATATTAATCTTAGCGATCGCCGAGTGAAAGCAGTGTTAGCCCTTAATCCACTCGGTGGTAGTACGCTACTGGGTAAAGAAGGAATTCAAAATATCAAGATTCCTGTAGCAATTTTTGCTAGTGGAGATGACTTATTTACGCCTGCGGTTCCTGAACAGTTTTTTCCATTTGTTTGGTTAACTAGTCCAAACAAATATTTAGTAACTTTCCCCAAAGGAACGCATTTTTCTTTTCTAGAAAGAAGCGATCGTGGTGTATTGGTAGTTCCAACAACAATATTAGGAGAAAAGCCTGAATTTACACATCCCTACACAAAGGCGTTAAGCTTAGCTTTTTTTCAAACTCATCTCAATAACCGCACTGAATTTGGAGCTTATCTCAATAATGCTTATGTACAGGCGATCTCATCTCCTCGATTCCCAGCTTCATTGACTACCAATTTCTCAGAAGCTCAACTGCTGCAATCACTAAGAGATTCTCCATAA
- a CDS encoding RNA polymerase sigma factor, RpoD/SigA family, whose protein sequence is MSEEPLTQPTPKTVDRQANKQVGLSADMVRTYLHEIGKIPLLSNEEEIIYGKQVQQMMALFEVQEKIAQNSDRLPTEQEWAEAAGLDREILHSLIRVGTRAKRKMIEANLRLVVSVAKKYQKRNLELLDLVQEGTLGLERAVDKFDPTKGFKFSTYAYWWIRQAITRAIAQQARTIRLPVHITEKLNKIKKAQRQLSQDLGRVATVAEIAYELNIKTDQVRECLSLSRQPISLDLRIGDNQDTELAELLEDTGRSPDNYVERESLRTDIQSLLKELPEKQRQVMILRYGLEDGQEMSLASISKRMDLSREQVRQLERQAMDYLRKRKARMQEYLAS, encoded by the coding sequence ATGTCTGAAGAACCATTGACCCAACCCACACCAAAGACAGTGGATAGGCAAGCTAACAAGCAGGTCGGTCTGTCTGCTGACATGGTTCGTACATACTTGCATGAGATCGGGAAAATCCCTCTACTCAGTAATGAAGAGGAGATTATCTATGGAAAGCAAGTACAACAGATGATGGCGCTGTTTGAGGTACAAGAAAAGATCGCACAAAATAGCGATCGCCTGCCAACTGAGCAAGAGTGGGCTGAAGCTGCTGGTCTAGATCGGGAGATTTTGCATAGTCTTATTCGTGTTGGCACACGCGCTAAACGCAAAATGATTGAGGCAAACCTCCGTTTAGTCGTCTCTGTCGCGAAGAAATATCAAAAAAGAAACTTAGAGCTTTTAGACTTGGTGCAGGAAGGCACTCTAGGATTAGAGCGTGCGGTAGATAAGTTTGATCCAACCAAAGGATTTAAGTTCTCAACTTATGCCTATTGGTGGATTCGTCAAGCGATTACGAGAGCGATCGCTCAGCAAGCACGCACTATTCGCTTACCAGTTCACATCACTGAAAAGCTCAACAAAATCAAAAAAGCCCAGCGCCAACTTTCACAAGATCTTGGTCGAGTTGCCACGGTGGCTGAAATTGCCTATGAGCTAAACATAAAGACTGATCAAGTTCGAGAATGTTTATCTCTCTCTCGTCAGCCAATTTCCCTTGATTTACGCATTGGTGATAACCAAGATACCGAACTTGCTGAACTTTTAGAAGATACTGGACGCTCTCCTGATAACTATGTAGAAAGAGAATCTTTGCGTACGGATATCCAGAGCTTACTCAAGGAGTTACCCGAAAAGCAACGTCAAGTGATGATTTTGCGCTACGGGTTAGAGGATGGGCAAGAAATGTCGTTAGCTAGTATTAGCAAACGGATGGATCTTAGCCGCGAACAAGTAAGACAATTAGAACGTCAAGCGATGGATTATCTCCGCAAGCGTAAAGCCAGAATGCAAGAATATTTAGCTAGCTAA
- a CDS encoding phasin family protein produces MNPFGGIVQKAFYLGLGLATVAGEKAGETIGELRNQASKLADDLVERGEMTTEEAKKFVDDLVRNSQKPISESAPNPSSKDAPRTISIDDEEDGDSNQTVSDVDSLKSKVQALQDELKRLQK; encoded by the coding sequence ATGAATCCATTTGGTGGCATTGTTCAAAAAGCATTTTATCTAGGTCTAGGCTTGGCGACTGTCGCAGGTGAAAAAGCAGGCGAAACCATTGGTGAACTGAGAAATCAAGCTAGTAAACTAGCTGATGACTTAGTCGAACGCGGCGAAATGACAACCGAAGAAGCGAAAAAGTTTGTCGATGACCTAGTACGTAATTCTCAAAAACCAATCAGTGAGAGTGCTCCAAATCCTAGTAGCAAAGATGCCCCACGCACGATCTCAATTGATGATGAGGAAGATGGTGATTCTAATCAAACTGTAAGTGATGTAGATTCTCTCAAAAGCAAAGTTCAAGCTTTACAAGATGAACTCAAACGACTACAGAAATAA
- the fabI gene encoding enoyl-ACP reductase FabI: protein MLDLSGKTALVTGIANNRSIAWGIAQKLHQAGAKLGITYLPDDRDRNKGKVAELTDSLTPDFLLPCNVQDDAQVDSLFASVAEKWGKIDILVHCLAFANKEDLSGNFTDISREGFQLALDVSAYSLIHLCRAARPLLKDGGSVITLTYIGGAKVVPNYNVMGIAKAALEMNVRYLASDMGPDNIRINAISAGPIRTLASAAIGDFHKMLHHYEETAPLRRLVTPDDVGNVATFLGSDLSSAVTGQIIYVDAGYEVMGA, encoded by the coding sequence TTGTTAGATTTGAGCGGGAAAACTGCTCTTGTGACTGGGATTGCCAACAATCGTTCGATCGCTTGGGGTATTGCCCAAAAATTACATCAGGCTGGAGCTAAGCTTGGTATAACTTATTTACCAGATGATCGCGATCGCAACAAAGGCAAGGTTGCTGAGTTAACCGATTCCTTGACACCAGATTTCTTGTTGCCTTGTAATGTTCAGGATGATGCACAAGTAGATTCACTGTTTGCCTCGGTTGCTGAAAAGTGGGGGAAAATTGATATTTTGGTGCATTGTCTAGCATTTGCCAACAAAGAAGATTTATCTGGAAACTTTACTGATATTTCCCGCGAAGGCTTTCAACTTGCCCTTGATGTGAGTGCTTACTCTCTTATCCATTTATGTCGTGCCGCAAGACCACTGCTAAAAGATGGTGGTAGCGTGATTACCCTAACTTATATTGGTGGGGCAAAAGTTGTCCCTAACTATAATGTGATGGGGATCGCCAAGGCAGCATTGGAAATGAATGTGCGTTACCTCGCTTCAGATATGGGGCCCGATAATATTCGCATTAATGCAATTTCCGCAGGCCCAATTCGCACCCTTGCTTCAGCGGCGATCGGAGACTTCCATAAAATGTTGCACCATTACGAAGAAACAGCGCCTTTACGTCGCTTAGTTACCCCTGATGATGTTGGTAATGTGGCAACTTTCTTGGGTAGCGATCTGTCAAGTGCCGTAACTGGGCAAATTATCTATGTAGATGCTGGTTACGAAGTGATGGGTGCTTAA
- a CDS encoding DUF928 domain-containing protein, with product MLCSAEARNNKLGTTGMITTMTSTKTQITMSIKNAIAISAICIATATGSTIFVPSAFAQYGLGLPKSASSGGATRSVDSLPQVTILVPGDGARTLVSRPTFYWYIAPQDVKASGLDTSTTVPQVDDSFKVTFFLRDGNERASKSIFKAEGKAKGAGLYKFTLPENAPQLRKGKVQRWQVRWEGKGSSGTQQIDVNALIRHDEDPVVAKEIASAKNDLEKARIFAKKAYWYDAVDAYNSWISKNPKDNVANDERINLLKVGLPSNPAFINVKTDDKNIIISEEFIPIRFANFLVALDEIKIAKSLQLEAK from the coding sequence ATGTTGTGCAGTGCTGAAGCTCGTAACAACAAACTAGGAACAACTGGGATGATTACAACCATGACTTCAACTAAGACTCAAATTACAATGAGCATCAAAAATGCGATCGCCATCAGCGCAATCTGTATAGCCACTGCCACTGGTTCAACAATCTTTGTGCCTTCTGCTTTTGCTCAATATGGATTAGGGTTGCCAAAGTCCGCAAGTTCGGGAGGCGCAACTAGAAGCGTCGATTCTTTGCCTCAGGTTACAATTCTTGTGCCTGGTGATGGGGCAAGAACCTTGGTATCTCGTCCGACATTTTATTGGTACATTGCTCCTCAAGATGTGAAGGCAAGTGGCTTAGATACTTCAACAACAGTTCCTCAAGTTGATGACTCATTTAAAGTGACTTTCTTTTTGCGTGATGGCAATGAAAGAGCTTCAAAATCTATCTTTAAGGCTGAAGGAAAAGCCAAAGGGGCAGGGCTTTATAAATTTACTTTGCCCGAAAATGCCCCTCAGCTAAGAAAAGGGAAAGTTCAGCGTTGGCAAGTTCGCTGGGAAGGCAAAGGTAGTAGTGGCACACAACAAATTGATGTTAATGCGCTCATTCGTCATGATGAAGATCCTGTAGTCGCCAAAGAGATAGCCTCTGCCAAAAATGATTTAGAAAAAGCAAGGATCTTTGCGAAAAAGGCATATTGGTATGATGCGGTCGATGCTTATAACAGTTGGATATCCAAGAATCCTAAGGACAATGTAGCTAATGATGAGCGCATTAATTTATTGAAAGTAGGCTTGCCAAGTAATCCAGCTTTTATAAATGTAAAGACTGATGACAAAAACATCATAATTTCTGAGGAATTTATTCCCATCAGATTTGCGAACTTTCTGGTCGCTTTAGATGAAATCAAAATTGCTAAGTCATTACAATTAGAGGCTAAATGA
- a CDS encoding NAD(P)H-quinone oxidoreductase subunit M, which translates to MPLKSTTRHIQIYAAIVEEQNDELIDSENTLTIDVDPDNELNWTDGALQKVYRKFDELVADYKGADLTDYNLRRIGSDLEHFVRSLLQQGEVTYNLNHRSLNYSMGLPQIVNTEAK; encoded by the coding sequence ATGCCGCTCAAATCTACAACCCGTCATATTCAGATTTATGCTGCCATTGTTGAGGAGCAGAATGATGAGCTGATCGATAGCGAAAATACTTTGACTATAGATGTTGATCCTGACAATGAACTGAACTGGACAGATGGCGCTCTGCAAAAGGTTTATCGCAAGTTTGATGAGCTTGTAGCAGACTACAAAGGTGCTGATTTGACAGATTACAACTTGCGTCGCATTGGTTCGGATTTAGAGCATTTTGTGCGATCGCTATTGCAGCAAGGCGAAGTTACCTACAACCTCAATCATCGATCGCTTAACTACAGTATGGGACTACCCCAGATTGTCAATACAGAAGCCAAATAG